Proteins encoded within one genomic window of Chitinophagales bacterium:
- a CDS encoding serine hydrolase, protein MIRLYFIFIALFISSSIQGQTYFPPTIGSQWDTISPQSLGWCTDKITPLYSFLDSNNSKAFIVLKNGKIVLEKYFGTFTKDSAWYWASAGKTLTAFCIGIANQEGKLKLTDMTSKYLGKGWTSMTQAQEDKVTIWHQLTMTSGMIDSGAFFDCTNKFCLQYKADAGTRWSYHNAPYTLLDSVIESATGQNLNTFVNSKIKTTTGMTGLFFKSGFNNVYYSTPRSFARFGLLLMNKGVWNGTDLLKDSNYFKSMTTSSQSLNKSYGYLTWLNGKESFMLPSLQTVFNGQLCPDAPAEMFAALGKNGQIINVIPSQNLVMIRMGNMWTTSNVPNDFNNEIWKRLKQVICSTNASIAHNNSEITIFPNPCSNYIQLSSETMFSNFHITNIYGQIIMHGRASIYIDVQYLTSGIYFLELIDENSLATKRKRFEKRGEF, encoded by the coding sequence ATGATTCGTCTCTACTTTATATTTATAGCACTATTTATAAGTTCTTCCATTCAGGGACAAACCTATTTCCCGCCTACAATTGGTAGTCAATGGGATACCATATCTCCACAGTCTCTTGGATGGTGCACGGATAAGATTACCCCGCTCTATTCATTTCTCGACAGCAATAATTCAAAAGCTTTTATTGTATTGAAGAATGGAAAGATTGTCTTAGAAAAATACTTCGGAACCTTCACTAAAGATAGCGCCTGGTACTGGGCCAGTGCTGGCAAGACTTTGACTGCGTTCTGCATAGGGATTGCGAATCAAGAAGGCAAGTTGAAACTAACAGATATGACCTCCAAATATCTCGGCAAAGGCTGGACGAGTATGACTCAAGCCCAAGAAGATAAGGTGACTATCTGGCATCAATTAACAATGACTTCGGGTATGATTGATTCAGGAGCATTTTTCGATTGTACGAATAAATTTTGTTTGCAATATAAAGCCGATGCTGGAACAAGATGGTCATATCACAATGCCCCTTATACGCTGTTAGATAGTGTCATTGAATCAGCTACCGGACAGAATTTAAATACTTTTGTCAATTCCAAAATAAAAACTACTACAGGTATGACTGGCTTATTCTTCAAGTCAGGATTTAATAATGTGTATTATAGCACACCGCGAAGTTTTGCCAGATTCGGTTTGCTTCTTATGAATAAAGGTGTATGGAATGGTACGGATTTATTAAAGGATTCCAACTATTTCAAATCTATGACTACATCCAGTCAGTCTTTGAATAAATCTTATGGCTATCTCACGTGGCTCAATGGCAAAGAAAGTTTTATGCTACCGAGCTTGCAAACAGTTTTCAACGGACAACTCTGCCCTGATGCTCCAGCAGAAATGTTTGCGGCCTTAGGAAAAAATGGTCAAATTATCAATGTCATTCCTTCACAAAATCTCGTCATGATTCGTATGGGAAATATGTGGACGACATCGAATGTGCCCAATGATTTTAATAACGAAATATGGAAGAGATTGAAGCAGGTGATATGCAGCACAAATGCATCTATCGCCCATAATAATAGTGAAATAACTATATTTCCCAATCCATGCTCAAACTATATTCAATTGAGTTCGGAAACTATGTTTTCAAATTTTCACATCACAAACATTTACGGACAAATAATCATGCATGGTCGAGCTTCTATTTACATTGATGTTCAATACTTAACTTCTGGAATTTATTTTCTAGAATTGATTGATGAGAATAGTTTGGCGACGAAAAGAAAGAGGTTTGAGAAGAGAGGAGAGTTCTAG
- a CDS encoding NAD(P)/FAD-dependent oxidoreductase produces the protein MIKKIAIIGAGPAGLTAAYLLGKANQEVTIFEKSSQYVGGISRTETYKGYAFDIGGHRFFSKSKEVEDFWTEILGDELMERPRSSRIYYNNNFFSYPLIAKEALMKLGLIESVWCVFSYLKFKLFPIKHPANFEEWVTNQFGSRLFQIFFRTYTEKVWGISCKEISADWAAQRIKGLSLSSAIWNAIFLSKKTNDNTKVIKTLIDSFRYPKRGPGQLWETCRDKCLDMGIKLEMDTEITGLDYNNLKWNIKTLTGNSFEGFDYVLSSAPIREIIPNITPSMNTEVIEAAHNLNYRDFLVVILICQDDDAFNDNWIYIHEPNVKVGRIQNFKSWSPFMVPDSTTACYGLEYFCFEGDGLWNSKDEELIDLASKEMIQIGLASKSAIIDGYVVRQQKAYPVYDHDYRNHINVIRAALNQFSGIYLIGRNGMHKYNNQDHSMMTAMLAVKNILAGEDIYDLWNVNEDAEYHESETIGKSKDGNIVGRSVPEKLYQ, from the coding sequence ATGATAAAAAAAATAGCAATTATTGGTGCAGGTCCTGCAGGACTTACTGCAGCTTATCTTTTAGGCAAAGCCAATCAAGAAGTAACAATTTTTGAAAAAAGCTCGCAGTATGTAGGGGGAATTTCTAGAACTGAGACCTATAAAGGCTACGCATTCGATATAGGCGGTCATCGTTTTTTTTCTAAAAGTAAGGAAGTAGAAGATTTTTGGACAGAGATTTTAGGTGATGAATTGATGGAGCGTCCGCGCAGTTCGAGGATATATTACAATAATAATTTCTTTTCATACCCACTCATCGCCAAAGAGGCTTTAATGAAATTAGGGCTAATAGAGAGCGTTTGGTGTGTCTTTAGCTATCTCAAGTTTAAATTATTCCCAATAAAGCATCCAGCCAATTTTGAAGAATGGGTCACTAATCAATTTGGCAGCAGGCTCTTTCAGATTTTTTTTAGAACGTATACGGAAAAAGTGTGGGGCATCTCTTGCAAGGAAATTTCTGCAGACTGGGCCGCCCAGCGCATAAAAGGCTTATCTCTGAGTAGTGCCATCTGGAATGCTATTTTTCTATCTAAAAAAACGAATGATAATACTAAAGTTATAAAAACCTTAATTGACTCCTTTCGATATCCAAAGAGAGGTCCAGGACAATTATGGGAGACTTGTCGCGACAAGTGCTTAGATATGGGTATCAAACTAGAAATGGATACTGAAATTACGGGACTCGATTATAACAACCTAAAGTGGAATATTAAAACATTAACAGGTAATTCATTTGAAGGATTTGATTATGTCTTATCTTCGGCACCCATTCGAGAAATCATTCCTAATATAACACCGTCAATGAACACCGAAGTAATAGAAGCTGCACACAATCTTAATTACCGAGATTTTCTAGTAGTCATACTTATTTGCCAAGATGATGATGCGTTCAATGATAACTGGATATACATCCATGAACCGAATGTCAAAGTTGGTCGTATCCAAAATTTCAAAAGTTGGAGCCCATTTATGGTACCTGATTCAACGACAGCGTGCTATGGTCTAGAGTATTTTTGTTTTGAAGGGGATGGTTTGTGGAACAGTAAGGATGAGGAGTTAATAGATTTAGCTTCGAAGGAAATGATACAAATTGGTTTAGCAAGTAAGTCAGCCATTATTGACGGCTATGTAGTTCGTCAACAAAAAGCCTACCCTGTTTATGACCATGATTATAGAAATCACATAAATGTTATTCGTGCAGCACTTAATCAATTTTCGGGGATTTATCTGATAGGACGCAATGGTATGCACAAATATAACAACCAAGATCATAGCATGATGACAGCTATGCTGGCTGTCAAAAATATTCTGGCAGGGGAAGATATTTATGACCTATGGAATGTCAATGAAGATGCGGAATATCATGAAAGCGAAACCATAGGAAAATCTAAAGATGGGAATATCGTTGGGCGTTCGGTTCCGGAAAAGTTATACCAATAG
- the rpoC gene encoding DNA-directed RNA polymerase subunit beta' codes for MAYINRGTAQVKNDFRSLTITLASPDAIKERSRGEVTKPETINYRTYKPERDGLFCEKVFGPVKDYECYCGKYKRIRYKGTICDRCGVEVTEKKVRRERMGHIQLVVPVVHIWYFRSLPNKIGYLLGVSSKNIESIVYYEKYVVIQAGAAKGELNVINEKGEQEVRSYQRMDLLTEEEYLAAMSSPELSNNYMLDDKDPNKFIAKMGGEAIRDLLTSIDLDNLSYDLRNQAQTESSRQRKQEALKRLSVVEAFREANTRIENRPEWTVISLLPVVPPELRPLVPLDGGRFASSDLNDLYRRVIIRNNRLKRLVEIKAPEVILRNEKRMLQEAVDSLFDNSRKSNAVKAEGGRALKSISDSLKGKQGRFRQNLLGKRVDYSGRSVIVVGPTLQMHECGLPKDMAAELFKPFIIRKLIERGIVRTVKSAKKLVDRKDAVIWDILENILKGHPVLLNRAPTLHRLSIQAFMPKLVEGKAIRLHPLVTTAFNADFDGDQMAVHVPLSNEAILEGQLLMLSSHNILNPQNGTPVTLPSQDMVLGLYYMTNIKESTPENPVKGSGKVFYSIEEVIIAYNEGKVDLHAAIKCRVNVEENGEMKMKLIETSVGRVLANQYVPEEVGFINQLLSKKALKDIISNIIEKTSVKRTAMFLDDIKNLGFTMAFKGGLSFNLEDVLTPEIKKKQVDIAKEQVSEINGLHNEGHITERERYNQVVDTWEKMDRNITMDLMNRLKKDKGGFNSIYMMLDSGARGSRAQIKQLGGVRGLMNKPKKSGVTGEQDVVENPILSSLKEGLSAWEYFISTHGARKGLADTALKTADAGYLTRRLVDVAQSVVIYEEDCGTLRGIETTALMKEGVVVEPLGERIVGRTSLHNVFHPETDELLVNAGQEITKAIADKIEAAEIESIEIRSVLTCESSHGVCVRCYGRNLATNRMSEIGDAVGVIAAQSIGEPGTQLTLRTFHTGGIASLSNTVNEIKTRHEGIIRLDSVRFIESEVSGEKKNVVIGRTGEMRLMNSAEDKVLQSAYIPYGAILDIKDGQKVGKETIVCTWDPFNNLIISEQDGIVEYDSIVNNVTYREEIVEQTGNVEKFIIESRNKAISPTIIIKGKENKTYNLPVGASLNVDNKQKIKAGTILAKIPRNVGKSGDITGGLPRVTELFEARNPLNPAKVAEVDGVVTFGGIKRGNREIIVTPVSGEPRKYLVPLSSQILVQEQDYVRSGTPLSDGNIALDDILRIKGVFAVQSYLVNEVQEVYQRQSVKINDKHIETIVRQMMSKVLVDDPGDTSFLEGESVNKFDFLAENDNIFDKKVVVDNGDSERYKKGQIITIRQQREENSLLKRNDKKTIEVRDAVAATASPLLEGITKTSFGRESWISAASFQETTKVLSMASISARRDDLIGLKENVIVGQPIPAGTGFRKFDNIFVNKRINSEA; via the coding sequence ATGGCATATATCAATAGAGGAACAGCACAAGTAAAGAATGACTTTAGATCATTGACGATTACCTTGGCATCACCTGATGCTATTAAGGAAAGATCAAGAGGCGAAGTTACAAAGCCGGAAACCATTAACTATCGTACCTACAAGCCTGAGAGAGATGGTTTGTTTTGCGAGAAAGTATTTGGACCGGTAAAGGATTATGAGTGCTATTGCGGTAAGTATAAAAGAATCCGCTACAAGGGCACTATTTGCGATCGATGTGGTGTAGAGGTAACTGAGAAAAAAGTAAGAAGAGAGCGTATGGGTCATATCCAATTGGTGGTGCCCGTAGTTCATATTTGGTATTTTAGATCCTTGCCAAATAAAATTGGTTACTTATTGGGAGTAAGCTCTAAGAATATCGAGAGTATCGTTTATTATGAGAAATACGTTGTGATTCAGGCAGGTGCTGCTAAAGGTGAACTCAATGTCATAAACGAGAAAGGTGAGCAAGAAGTAAGAAGCTATCAAAGAATGGATTTATTGACTGAGGAGGAATATTTAGCTGCTATGTCTAGTCCGGAGTTATCCAATAACTATATGTTAGACGATAAGGACCCTAATAAATTCATCGCTAAGATGGGTGGCGAAGCAATTCGTGATTTATTGACTTCTATTGATCTAGATAATTTATCATATGATTTAAGAAATCAGGCTCAGACAGAATCTTCAAGACAAAGAAAGCAAGAAGCTTTGAAGAGATTGAGTGTGGTAGAAGCATTCAGAGAGGCGAATACAAGAATTGAGAACAGGCCTGAATGGACTGTTATCAGTTTGTTGCCAGTAGTACCTCCTGAATTGAGACCTCTAGTTCCATTGGATGGTGGTCGATTTGCATCTTCAGATTTGAATGATCTTTATAGAAGGGTCATTATAAGAAATAATCGATTGAAGAGATTGGTAGAGATTAAAGCACCAGAGGTCATCTTGAGAAATGAAAAGAGAATGCTTCAAGAAGCCGTTGATTCCTTGTTTGATAATTCTAGAAAATCTAATGCAGTAAAAGCAGAAGGAGGAAGAGCCTTAAAATCTATTTCTGATTCATTAAAAGGTAAGCAAGGTCGTTTTCGTCAAAACTTATTGGGTAAAAGGGTTGACTATTCGGGTCGTTCTGTTATTGTGGTAGGACCTACACTTCAAATGCATGAGTGTGGTTTGCCTAAAGATATGGCGGCAGAATTATTTAAGCCATTTATCATTAGAAAATTGATTGAAAGAGGTATTGTACGAACAGTAAAATCTGCTAAAAAATTAGTAGATAGAAAAGATGCTGTTATCTGGGATATCTTAGAAAATATTTTAAAGGGTCACCCTGTCTTATTGAACAGAGCACCGACACTACATAGACTATCTATTCAGGCTTTTATGCCTAAACTAGTCGAAGGTAAAGCTATCAGACTGCACCCATTGGTTACTACAGCATTCAACGCGGACTTTGACGGTGACCAGATGGCGGTGCACGTCCCACTCAGCAATGAGGCTATTTTAGAAGGTCAGTTGTTGATGCTTTCTTCGCATAATATCCTAAACCCGCAAAACGGTACACCTGTAACACTTCCTTCTCAGGACATGGTTCTCGGACTTTACTATATGACAAATATTAAAGAGTCTACACCTGAGAATCCAGTCAAAGGTTCAGGTAAAGTTTTCTATTCTATAGAAGAAGTTATCATAGCATATAATGAAGGTAAGGTGGATTTACATGCTGCTATTAAATGCCGCGTGAATGTAGAAGAGAACGGGGAAATGAAAATGAAGTTGATTGAAACTTCAGTAGGGCGTGTACTTGCAAATCAGTACGTTCCAGAAGAAGTCGGATTTATCAATCAGTTACTTTCTAAGAAAGCGTTAAAAGATATCATTTCGAATATTATTGAAAAAACAAGTGTTAAGCGCACAGCCATGTTTTTGGATGATATCAAAAATCTCGGATTTACAATGGCCTTTAAAGGTGGATTATCATTCAACTTAGAGGATGTATTGACTCCGGAGATTAAGAAGAAACAAGTAGACATTGCTAAGGAACAAGTTTCAGAAATCAACGGACTTCATAACGAAGGTCATATTACAGAAAGAGAAAGATACAATCAGGTTGTAGATACATGGGAGAAAATGGATAGAAATATCACCATGGATCTTATGAATAGATTAAAGAAAGATAAAGGAGGATTTAACTCTATCTATATGATGCTGGACTCCGGTGCGAGAGGTTCTCGTGCTCAGATCAAGCAGCTGGGTGGTGTACGGGGTCTAATGAACAAGCCTAAGAAATCAGGTGTGACTGGTGAGCAGGACGTTGTAGAAAACCCGATTTTATCTTCATTGAAAGAAGGACTTTCAGCTTGGGAATACTTTATCTCTACGCATGGTGCTAGAAAAGGTCTTGCGGATACGGCTTTGAAAACTGCGGATGCTGGATATTTGACAAGAAGATTAGTCGATGTAGCTCAGTCTGTTGTTATTTATGAAGAAGATTGTGGTACCTTGAGGGGTATAGAGACGACAGCCCTTATGAAAGAAGGTGTTGTGGTTGAACCATTGGGCGAAAGAATCGTAGGTAGAACTTCTTTACACAATGTATTCCATCCAGAGACAGATGAATTATTGGTTAATGCAGGACAAGAAATCACAAAGGCTATAGCGGATAAGATAGAAGCAGCAGAGATTGAAAGTATAGAAATTCGTTCCGTCCTTACATGTGAATCATCTCATGGAGTTTGTGTCAGATGTTATGGTAGAAATTTAGCTACGAATAGAATGAGTGAGATAGGAGACGCCGTCGGTGTGATCGCTGCCCAGTCCATCGGGGAACCAGGTACACAGTTGACTCTACGTACCTTCCACACAGGGGGTATCGCCTCTCTATCTAATACCGTCAATGAAATTAAAACAAGACACGAAGGTATCATTCGTTTAGATAGTGTTCGTTTTATCGAGTCAGAAGTCAGCGGTGAGAAAAAGAATGTCGTCATTGGACGTACAGGTGAGATGAGATTGATGAATAGTGCAGAAGATAAAGTCCTGCAAAGTGCTTACATACCTTACGGTGCCATATTGGATATAAAGGATGGTCAAAAAGTAGGCAAGGAAACAATAGTCTGTACTTGGGACCCATTTAACAACCTCATTATCTCAGAACAAGATGGTATAGTCGAGTATGATAGCATTGTCAATAACGTAACCTATAGAGAAGAGATCGTAGAGCAAACAGGCAATGTAGAGAAATTTATTATCGAATCAAGAAATAAGGCTATTTCACCTACCATTATTATTAAAGGCAAAGAGAATAAGACATATAACTTACCAGTAGGCGCTAGTTTAAATGTCGATAATAAACAAAAGATAAAGGCTGGAACAATTCTCGCAAAAATACCTAGAAACGTAGGTAAGTCTGGTGATATCACAGGTGGTCTACCTCGAGTTACCGAGTTATTTGAGGCTAGAAATCCATTGAATCCTGCAAAGGTAGCAGAGGTGGATGGTGTAGTAACCTTTGGAGGTATAAAAAGAGGTAATAGAGAAATCATAGTAACTCCAGTATCAGGAGAACCAAGAAAGTATCTTGTACCACTATCTAGTCAAATCCTTGTCCAAGAACAAGATTATGTGCGTTCTGGTACTCCATTATCTGATGGAAATATTGCCTTAGATGATATTTTAAGAATCAAAGGTGTGTTTGCTGTGCAGTCCTACTTAGTAAATGAAGTTCAAGAGGTATATCAAAGACAATCGGTAAAAATTAACGATAAACATATCGAAACAATCGTTCGTCAAATGATGTCTAAAGTTCTAGTTGATGATCCGGGTGATACTTCTTTCTTAGAAGGAGAGTCTGTAAATAAGTTTGATTTCTTAGCAGAAAATGATAATATTTTTGATAAGAAAGTAGTCGTAGACAACGGAGATAGTGAGAGGTATAAGAAAGGTCAAATTATTACAATCAGACAGCAACGTGAAGAAAATTCTCTGTTAAAGAGAAATGATAAGAAAACCATAGAGGTAAGAGATGCTGTAGCTGCTACTGCTTCTCCATTACTTGAGGGTATTACAAAAACTTCATTCGGTAGAGAGAGCTGGATATCGGCGGCTTCATTCCAGGAGACGACGAAAGTACTTTCTATGGCTTCTATTTCGGCTAGAAGAGACGATCTTATAGGATTGAAGGAGAATGTTATCGTCGGTCAACCAATTCCAGCTGGTACTGGTTTCCGTAAATTTGATAATATATTCGTCAATAAAAGAATCAATTCAGAGGCTTAG
- the rpoB gene encoding DNA-directed RNA polymerase subunit beta — protein sequence MPQASKAVRVNFGKAKVKSEYPNLLDIQRQSFKEFFQVDTTQDLRNKEELYRVFEENFPISDARNIFLLEFLEYHIDPPRYSIEESIQRGLTYSVPLRAKLRLSCNDEEHVDFKTIVQDVFLGNIPYMTDKGTFIINGAERVVVTQLHRSPSVFFGQSVHPNGTSIYSARVIPFKGAWMEFATDINNVMYAYIDRKKKFPVTMLLRAIGYDTDRDILNLFDIADEVKVTKANVKKLVGRKLAARLLKTWVEDFVDEDTGEVVSIERNEVIFERDMIISDEMTDRIIEAQIETVTLQKEESVLDYSIIYNTLQKDTSNSEKEALNTIYRQLRGVEAPDDETARDVIDKLFFSDRRYDLGEVGRFKINQKLNLDVPMETKILTKKDIVAIVSYMVELVNGRAEIDDIDHLSNRRVRTVGEQLFAQFSLGLSRMARTIRERMNVRDNEVFSPIDLINSRSLSSVINSFFGTSQLSQFLDQTNPLAEITNKRRVSALGPGGLSRERAGFEVRDVHYSHYGRLCTIETPEGPNIGLISTLCVYAKVNDRGFLETPYLKVKDGKIDLKAKAEYLSADDEDEKIIAQAKINISDSGKIEDDAIVAREQGDFPLVTPEALDYIDVAPNQIVGVSASLIPFLEHDDANRALMGSNMQRQAVPLLKPQSPIVGTGFEAIVAQDSNNLLNAEGNGEVVYVDSERIQVLYERTEDEKIVNFDDEITTYHLPKFKRTNQGTCINLKPIVKKGEKVTKGQVLCEGFATNQGELALGQNLKVAFMPWKGYNFEDAIVISERILKDDIFTSVHIEEYDLEVRDTKLGEEELTADIPNVSEDATKDLGKDGIIRLGARVKEGDILVGKVTPKGETDPTPEEKLLRAIFGDKAGDVKDASLKAPPSAEGIVIDTKVFTRANKETKKKGKEKIALDTLESEFEANSKKLKTVLFDKLGKLLAGKTSNSIKNFFKEEVVAKGSKFTAKVLSDIEYKDVDGNNWTSDEKTNELVKQVIHNFNLKLNEITGYYKREKYNITIGDELPNGVLQLAKVHLAVKRKLKVGDKLAGRHGNKGIVAKIVREEDMPFLENGEPLDIVLNPLGVPSRMNLGQVYESVLGWAGLKLGVKFATPVLDGATVKEIDEWMKKADLPHLGSTYLYDGETGDRFDQKTTVGVIYMLKLSHMVDDKMHARSTGPYSLITQQPLGGKAQFGGQRFGEMEVWAIEAYGAANILRELLTIKSDDIPGRAKAYEAIVKGDNIPQFGLPESFNVLAHELRGLALDLRFD from the coding sequence ATGCCACAAGCTAGCAAAGCAGTAAGAGTCAATTTTGGCAAAGCAAAAGTAAAATCAGAATATCCAAATTTATTGGATATACAAAGACAGTCCTTTAAGGAATTTTTTCAGGTAGATACCACTCAGGATCTACGAAATAAGGAAGAACTATACAGAGTTTTTGAGGAGAATTTCCCTATTTCAGATGCGAGAAATATTTTCTTGCTCGAATTTTTAGAGTATCATATTGATCCACCGAGATACTCCATAGAAGAGTCTATACAACGAGGTCTTACATACTCGGTTCCATTGAGAGCTAAGTTGAGATTGTCATGTAATGATGAAGAACACGTAGATTTTAAAACAATAGTACAAGATGTCTTTTTGGGAAATATCCCTTACATGACCGATAAAGGTACATTTATAATAAACGGTGCAGAGAGAGTAGTAGTCACGCAATTACACAGATCTCCTTCCGTATTTTTTGGACAATCCGTTCACCCGAATGGTACCTCCATATATTCTGCACGAGTAATTCCTTTCAAAGGAGCTTGGATGGAATTTGCTACTGATATCAATAATGTGATGTATGCATATATTGATAGAAAGAAGAAGTTTCCAGTAACCATGCTACTAAGAGCTATTGGATATGATACAGATAGAGATATCTTGAATCTTTTTGATATAGCGGATGAGGTAAAAGTAACCAAAGCCAATGTAAAAAAATTAGTGGGTAGAAAGTTAGCTGCCAGATTACTCAAAACATGGGTAGAAGACTTTGTAGATGAAGATACAGGGGAGGTTGTTTCTATTGAAAGAAATGAGGTCATTTTTGAAAGAGATATGATTATCTCAGATGAGATGACTGATAGAATTATAGAAGCGCAAATTGAAACAGTTACACTTCAAAAAGAGGAGAGTGTTCTAGATTATTCGATTATCTATAATACGTTACAAAAAGATACATCAAACAGTGAAAAAGAGGCATTAAATACCATCTACAGGCAGTTAAGAGGCGTAGAGGCTCCAGATGATGAAACAGCAAGAGATGTTATCGATAAACTATTCTTCTCTGATAGAAGATATGATTTAGGCGAAGTAGGTCGATTCAAAATCAATCAAAAGTTGAATTTAGATGTGCCTATGGAAACCAAAATTTTGACTAAAAAAGATATCGTAGCTATCGTGAGCTATATGGTAGAATTAGTCAATGGTAGAGCAGAGATTGATGATATCGATCACTTGAGTAATAGAAGAGTAAGAACAGTTGGTGAACAATTGTTTGCTCAGTTTTCTCTAGGTCTATCCAGAATGGCTAGAACTATTCGCGAACGTATGAATGTAAGAGACAACGAAGTATTCTCTCCGATTGATTTGATTAATTCTCGCTCTTTGAGTTCTGTGATTAACTCATTTTTCGGTACTTCACAGTTGTCACAATTCTTAGACCAGACAAATCCATTAGCTGAAATTACGAATAAGAGAAGGGTATCTGCTTTAGGCCCTGGAGGTTTGAGTAGAGAGCGTGCAGGTTTCGAAGTACGAGACGTTCACTATTCTCATTATGGTAGATTATGTACTATCGAAACACCAGAAGGACCAAATATCGGTTTGATTTCAACTTTATGTGTATACGCAAAAGTAAACGATAGAGGATTTTTGGAAACTCCTTACTTAAAGGTCAAGGATGGGAAAATAGACTTAAAGGCTAAGGCTGAATATCTCTCTGCTGATGATGAAGATGAAAAAATAATAGCTCAAGCTAAAATAAACATTTCAGATAGCGGAAAGATCGAGGATGATGCAATCGTGGCTAGAGAACAAGGTGACTTCCCATTGGTAACTCCCGAAGCGCTGGATTATATAGACGTAGCACCGAATCAAATTGTAGGTGTTTCAGCTTCTTTAATTCCATTTTTAGAGCATGATGATGCAAACAGAGCCTTGATGGGATCGAACATGCAAAGACAGGCAGTGCCTTTGTTAAAACCACAATCGCCGATTGTCGGTACTGGATTTGAAGCTATTGTAGCTCAGGATTCTAATAATCTTCTAAACGCAGAAGGAAATGGAGAAGTCGTATATGTAGATTCTGAAAGAATCCAAGTACTTTATGAAAGAACAGAAGATGAGAAAATAGTGAATTTCGATGATGAAATTACCACCTATCATCTACCTAAGTTTAAGCGCACCAACCAAGGAACTTGTATTAACCTAAAGCCTATCGTAAAGAAAGGAGAAAAAGTAACTAAGGGTCAGGTACTTTGCGAAGGTTTCGCTACGAATCAAGGGGAGTTAGCACTCGGACAGAATTTGAAGGTAGCATTCATGCCATGGAAAGGTTACAATTTCGAAGATGCGATCGTTATCTCTGAGCGAATTTTGAAGGATGACATATTTACTTCTGTTCATATAGAAGAGTATGATCTGGAGGTGAGAGATACCAAGTTAGGCGAAGAAGAGCTTACTGCAGATATTCCGAATGTTTCTGAAGATGCTACCAAAGATCTTGGAAAAGATGGAATCATTCGATTAGGAGCCAGAGTGAAAGAAGGAGATATTTTGGTAGGAAAGGTTACTCCTAAAGGTGAGACAGATCCTACTCCTGAAGAAAAACTTTTAAGAGCTATATTTGGTGATAAGGCGGGCGATGTGAAAGATGCTTCACTAAAAGCTCCACCAAGTGCGGAAGGTATCGTGATTGATACAAAAGTGTTTACAAGAGCGAATAAGGAGACAAAGAAAAAAGGAAAGGAGAAAATAGCTTTGGACACTTTAGAAAGTGAATTTGAGGCTAATTCAAAAAAGCTTAAAACTGTTCTTTTTGATAAGTTAGGTAAATTGTTGGCAGGAAAAACATCGAACTCTATAAAGAATTTCTTTAAGGAGGAAGTGGTAGCTAAAGGCTCTAAATTTACAGCGAAGGTTCTTTCAGATATCGAATACAAAGATGTAGACGGCAATAACTGGACTTCGGATGAAAAGACGAATGAACTTGTCAAGCAGGTGATTCACAACTTTAACTTGAAGTTAAATGAAATCACGGGTTACTACAAGAGAGAGAAGTATAATATTACTATCGGAGACGAATTACCAAATGGTGTTCTTCAATTAGCTAAAGTACATTTAGCTGTGAAGAGAAAATTAAAAGTGGGTGATAAGTTGGCGGGACGTCATGGTAACAAAGGTATCGTGGCCAAGATAGTGCGCGAAGAGGATATGCCTTTCTTAGAAAACGGTGAGCCATTAGATATAGTGTTGAATCCACTAGGTGTACCTTCACGTATGAACTTGGGTCAGGTATACGAGTCTGTTCTTGGATGGGCAGGTTTAAAACTAGGAGTGAAATTCGCTACGCCTGTATTAGATGGCGCTACAGTTAAGGAAATCGACGAATGGATGAAGAAAGCAGATCTTCCACATCTAGGGTCTACCTATTTGTATGATGGTGAAACAGGAGATCGTTTTGACCAAAAGACTACGGTAGGAGTTATCTATATGCTGAAATTAAGTCACATGGTCGATGATAAAATGCACGCTCGTTCTACAGGTCCTTACTCATTGATTACTCAGCAGCCGCTTGGTGGTAAAGCTCAGTTCGGAGGTCAGCGTTTTGGAGAGATGGAGGTTTGGGCTATCGAAGCTTATGGTGCCGCAAATATTTTGAGAGAATTGTTAACTATCAAATCCGATGATATTCCTGGTAGAGCTAAAGCATACGAGGCTATTGTAAAAGGTGATAATATTCCTCAATTCGGTCTTCCAGAATCCTTCAATGTATTGGCGCATGAATTAAGAGGCTTGGCGCTAGATTTAAGATTTGATTAA